In the Melanotaenia boesemani isolate fMelBoe1 chromosome 14, fMelBoe1.pri, whole genome shotgun sequence genome, tctcacttgctcgACGTTATaacgaatgtgtgctcaaacaggtgagtttgagatctttccctttgtgaccttaCGAAGGGATATAACCATTATCCCGGTAGTGGATAATGCCATTGACCTGCCCCCTCGGCTAGCTCAGCCTGCCCTCTGAAACCACAGAGAGGGCACCAGTAAAACAAGGATcatctcccagagaggggcgtggacagACACCACTcattaacatttaaaggttcagacacaaaCAGTTCGTTCTCAGAAGAGCTCTCactagagctacttttggaatggctgaaactaaaaaccaaatcaaatcaaattttatttataaagtgcttttcatgccaaTGGCAACAAAaactgctttacataataaaaaaaaaaatcaaatatcatATTTCAaatcatacattttaaaaataaaacaagcctttgcacacatcagaatagaattacataacaataaaaaacactcattaaaatatttcacacagttgcacacacacacgtatacacacacaaaaaacaattcTTTACAAGCATGACTCTAATTTCTTTCTCcaaactgaatgtaggtataaatactaaaagtgataaacatcacaccaaggctgaatttggggcaATACGccttgaaaacaatgttgttggacctctgatacccaaattgttgaaaaaaaaatctataatacGGGACCTTTAATAGACCACATCAGTATtaagacaatgtctgcctccccAAAGAATCAGTTTGCTGAATTTCAttctctctggtcccctgtgattagctccatcacttagtgtagggtTGTGACCTTGTTGCTTTGGGTGTTGGATATTGGCGTGGGGTGCCTTATCGCTGCAGGTCATAGATTGTTTTCCTGTGGTGTGGATCTGGGCTGCTCCGCAGTGGGGGCAGCTCTGTGTCTGGCCCTGTCGAGGGTCTGTGGTCTGTGGTTAGGGTCGCCTCATAGCGGTGAGGTGTGGCCACTGGTGGGACATGGGACATGGGGCATGGGTCGGTGGACATTGGCCCTGGGTTGGGTAGCCGGTCTTTTCTGGTGcgggctgggtgggggttctgtGCTCTGGTGCCTGGGAGTGGCCTCCTATCTTGTTGTTTAATCAACACCACGGGttaattaatttctgttttcatttttcttcacttCTTACAATTGCCTTATCATAAGAGCCTGGTTTGAACATCATATTCACATTTCACAGTGTTGTTTGATTTATGTTCTTCTCTTAcctgtttttgtaaatatttccccTGAGATTATGCATGTTAGACtagttttattaatatttacatttgttgGTCCTGGTGTGATATTTCCCTTTGAatcatgttatgggtcccttcgaatTAGAACTCACGTCATGTCTTGAGACTGATCAATctgatttgactagcttgaattaattatttattcaattaattaatctagTACTTTAACGGTTTTTCATGCTTCCATTACATTAAAAGCGGGTGGTGCTCTGAGGTTTGTATAATagttcatattttatattaattattcaaattaatatttttattgaaacatgtttaatttttaatgacGCTAGATCAAGACACCGACTTTCCCATACTTTACAATACTTCACGCAAagattacagttttttttttttttgttttgtttttttctgactctTACTAAATTACATTTGTTCTGTTAGTttcttaaatataaatatattgtttgCTTATCATTTACACTAAGCTTTAATCATGGTTTGTCACTGATAGTAAcgctttctttttattaaagtatttaaataaaagtaataaagatCAAAATACCTTTTTAACAACAATTTTGTGTTGGCGAATAATAGTAAGATTCTGATGTTTAGCTCAACATGTCACTTTACTGCAAGACATCGAATCATAAAATTGAGATATTATGGTTAAGAGTTAGtttctgaatgaaaaaataactttttcacACGTTTTTGTATTTCTACACATTCACTGTTTTCTGGCGGAAAAAAATCTTGATTTCCTCTACCGGAACGTCACAGTGTAACACCAACCGGAAGTAAACAGTCCTTTAGCATTGCTAAATTTCCTCGTATGTGGATTAATCAAGAACACCGGTTGTGTTGAAGTATTTAGGCAGAATATTTCAGTGTTCAGCAATAATGTCTTCGGTTCAGCATCTGAGGAAGTTTATCAGCGAGAGACTAAATGCTGCAGCTGAAGAAATATTCTCAGAGTTGGAAAAAACTATTGTCCACTACGAGGAAGAGATCGATCGTCAACGTGGACTACTGGACATCATctggaaaccacaaagaaattTCCACACAACAGAGGCTCCACATCAATATGTCTTCAAGGAGGATGAAACTGTTCAAGATGACCAGCAGCTCTGCGACCAGAAGTTGAACTCAAACCTGGATCAGGAGCAACCAGAGTCTGCACGTGTTaaagaggaacaggaggaaCTCCTTACCAACCAGGGAGGAGAGCTTTTTCTAAAGGATGAAACTGATAACTTTTCAGTTACTGCTGCTCATGGGGAAAATGACTATGATGATCAAAAATCATCAAACAGGGACTATATTCCCTCCTACACCTCTCCTGTAGACGAACATTCGCATTTAGAGGGAAGCACAGTTAAAGACCCAACCAAACCAACCAGATATGCGGATGGGAAACCAGAAAATAATTGTCAGACGGAGACTAATCGTGTGGAAGAGTCCTCTCTGTCAGAGCGTCATTGTAATACTGAGAAGCAGTGTTTGTGTGACACTTCTGGAAAACCTTTTCTTAACCCATCATCTCTTAGAAGACATGAAACAGtccatgaaaaacaaatttcctgtAAAACTTGTGGTAAGACATTTACAGATAAAACTAAGTTTACTGTTCATGTGAGATTTCACGCAGGTGAGAAGTCATATTCTTGTCAaacttgtggaaaatgtttcagtaaaaATTATGAATTTTTGCGCCatatgagaattcacacaggtgagaagccgtattcttgtcaaacatgtggaaaatgtttcagtcaaaacTCAGATTTTTGGCGCCACAGGCGAATTCACACAGGTGAAAAGCCATATTCTTGCAAGATATGTGGAAAATATTTCAGTCAAAGTTCTTCATTGTTGCGCCACATGAGAACTCATCCaggtgagaagccgtattcttgtgagacatgtggaaaatgtttcaataGGAAATATAATTTGTTATGCCACATGAAAAGTCACACGGGTGAGAGGCCATATTCCTGTGagacatgtggaaaatgttttggtaaaaattcagattttttgcGCCACAAGACAATTCACACTGGTGAAAAGCCGTATTCTTGTGAGACttgtgggaaatgtttcagaCAAAGCTGTATTTTGTTGCGCCATATGAG is a window encoding:
- the LOC121652645 gene encoding zinc finger protein OZF-like isoform X4; its protein translation is MSSVQHLRKFISERLNAAAEEIFSELEKTIVHYEEEIDRQRGLLDIIWKPQRNFHTTEAPHQYVFKEDETVQDDQQLCDQKLNSNLDQEQPESARVKEEQEELLTNQGGELFLKDETDNFSVTAAHGENDYDDQKSSNRDYIPSYTSPVDEHSHLEGSTVKDPTKPTRYADGKPENNCQTETNRVEESSLSERHCNTEKQCLCDTSGKPFLNPSSLRRHETVHEKQISCKTCGKTFTDKTKFTVHVRFHAGEKSYSCQTCGKCFSKNYEFLRHMRIHTGEKPYSCQTCGKCFSQNSDFWRHRRIHTGEKPYSCKICGKYFSQSSSLLRHMRTHPGEKPYSCKTCGKCFSQSSILLRHMRSQTCEKLRSGEKPFSCAACGKCFQKHFNLLRHMRTHTDKKL
- the LOC121652645 gene encoding zinc finger and SCAN domain-containing protein 2-like isoform X2 is translated as MSSVQHLRKFISERLNAAAEEIFSELEKTIVHYEEEIDRQRGLLDIIWKPQRNFHTTEAPHQYVFKEDETVQDDQQLCDQKLNSNLDQEQPESARVKEEQEELLTNQGGELFLKDETDNFSVTAAHGENDYDDQKSSNRDYIPSYTSPVDEHSHLEGSTVKDPTKPTRYADGKPENNCQTETNRVEESSLSERHCNTEKQCLCDTSGKPFLNPSSLRRHETVHEKQISCKTCGKTFTDKTKFTVHVRFHAGEKSYSCQTCGKCFSKNYEFLRHMRIHTGEKPFSCAACGKCFQKHFNLLRHMRTHTDKKL
- the LOC121652645 gene encoding zinc finger and SCAN domain-containing protein 2-like isoform X3 yields the protein MSSVQHLRKFISERLNAAAEEIFSELEKTIVHYEEEIDRQRGLLDIIWKPQRNFHTTEAPHQYVFKEDETVQDDQQLCDQKLNSNLDQEQPESARVKEEQEELLTNQGGELFLKDETDNFSVTAAHGENDYDDQKSSNRDYIPSYTSPVDEHSHLEGSTVKDPTKPTRYADGKPENNCQTETNRVEESSLSERHCNTEKQCLCDTSGKPFLNPSSLRRHETVHEKQISCKTCGKTFTDKTKFTVHVRFHAGEKPFSCAACGKCFQKHFNLLRHMRTHTDKKL